The Polaribacter tangerinus genome has a segment encoding these proteins:
- a CDS encoding sodium:solute symporter has translation MQPLYILILIIAYFSVLIFISYRTGKTANNTTFFKADNSSPWYLVAFGMIGASLSGVTFISVPGWVASDNMSYFQMVLGYVLGYAVIGLVLLPLYYKLNLTSIYTYLEDRFGRYAYKTGASFFLISRTIGAAFRLFLVANVLQVILFDAYGVPFWVTVSITILLIWLYTFKGGIKTIVWTDTLQTLFMLIAVGVCIYTVSDTMQIDNIFEYIANNKLSKTFFFEDVNAGNYFWKQFLSGAFIAVVMTGLDQDMMQKNLTCRNLKDAQKNMFWFTLVLVIVNFLFLALGVLLTDYAQANDITAEKDQLFPVIATQGKLGFATATFFLLGLIAAAYSSADSALTSLTTSFSIDILEIDKRKDKQEQEIIRKKIHVLFSLILIATILIFKYFIADESVIANIFKAAGYTYGPLLGLYAFGLFSKKMVKDTLVPIICILAPILTFLISSYSNTYLKFDFGFFVLVLNGCLTYLGLVIITNNSK, from the coding sequence ATGCAACCATTATATATTCTAATTCTAATAATTGCTTATTTTTCTGTGCTGATATTCATTTCCTATCGCACCGGAAAAACGGCAAACAACACTACTTTTTTTAAGGCAGATAATTCGTCTCCATGGTATTTAGTTGCCTTTGGTATGATTGGCGCATCGCTTTCTGGCGTAACCTTTATTTCTGTTCCTGGTTGGGTGGCTTCAGATAACATGAGCTATTTTCAAATGGTATTAGGCTATGTGCTTGGATACGCTGTAATTGGCCTAGTATTACTACCCTTATACTACAAACTAAATTTAACTTCTATTTACACGTATTTAGAAGATAGATTTGGACGCTACGCATATAAAACTGGAGCAAGTTTCTTTTTAATTTCTAGAACTATTGGTGCTGCATTTCGACTTTTTTTAGTGGCCAATGTTTTACAAGTAATATTGTTCGATGCCTACGGAGTTCCGTTTTGGGTAACAGTTTCTATTACTATTCTATTAATTTGGTTGTATACCTTTAAAGGAGGTATCAAAACAATAGTTTGGACAGATACGCTGCAAACGTTATTTATGTTAATAGCCGTAGGAGTATGTATTTACACTGTTTCAGATACAATGCAAATAGATAATATTTTTGAATATATAGCGAATAACAAGCTTTCGAAAACTTTCTTTTTTGAGGATGTAAATGCAGGAAATTACTTTTGGAAACAGTTTTTATCTGGTGCTTTTATAGCAGTTGTTATGACTGGTTTAGACCAAGATATGATGCAAAAAAACCTAACATGTAGAAACCTAAAAGATGCTCAAAAAAATATGTTTTGGTTTACGCTTGTATTGGTAATTGTTAATTTTTTATTTTTAGCTTTAGGGGTTTTACTTACCGATTACGCTCAAGCTAACGATATAACAGCAGAGAAAGACCAATTATTTCCAGTTATTGCTACACAAGGAAAATTAGGCTTTGCTACAGCAACTTTCTTTTTATTAGGATTAATTGCTGCAGCGTATTCTAGTGCAGATTCTGCACTTACCTCTCTAACAACCTCTTTTAGTATAGATATTTTAGAGATAGATAAAAGAAAGGATAAACAGGAACAAGAAATTATTAGGAAAAAAATTCATGTTTTATTCTCTTTAATTTTAATTGCTACTATTTTAATTTTCAAATATTTTATTGCAGATGAAAGTGTAATTGCCAATATTTTTAAAGCAGCTGGTTATACTTACGGGCCACTTTTAGGGCTTTATGCTTTTGGCTTATTTAGTAAAAAGATGGTAAAAGATACATTAGTACCTATTATTTGTATCTTGGCTCCCATACTTACCTTTTTAATAAGTAGCTATTCCAATACCTATTTAAAATTTGATTTTGGATTTTTTGTTTTAGTTTTAAATGGATGTTTAACGTATCTTGGTTTAGTAATTATAACAAATAATAGCAAATAA
- the recR gene encoding recombination mediator RecR, with protein MDFSSKLLENAVNEVSRLPGIGKRTALRLVLHLLKQPKEHTKFLADALQHLRNDIKTCEKCHNISDTLLCDICQNPKRNAEIVCVVEDIRDVMAIESTSQYKGLYHVLGGKISPIEGIGPQNLQIDSLVEKIAKGEVKELIFALSSTMEGDTTNFYIFKQIEKFDITTSTIARGISVGDELEYADEVTLGRSIVNRIPFAQSLKA; from the coding sequence ATGGATTTTTCATCAAAATTATTAGAAAATGCTGTAAACGAGGTTTCTCGTTTACCTGGTATTGGAAAAAGAACAGCTTTGCGTTTGGTGTTACATTTGTTAAAGCAACCAAAAGAACATACAAAGTTTTTGGCTGATGCATTACAACATTTAAGAAACGATATAAAAACGTGCGAAAAATGCCATAATATTTCAGATACTTTGTTGTGTGATATTTGTCAGAACCCGAAAAGAAATGCAGAAATTGTTTGTGTAGTAGAAGATATTAGAGATGTTATGGCTATAGAAAGCACTTCTCAATACAAAGGTTTGTACCATGTTTTGGGAGGTAAAATTTCTCCCATTGAAGGTATTGGTCCACAAAATTTACAAATAGATTCTTTAGTAGAAAAAATTGCAAAAGGTGAGGTAAAAGAGTTAATTTTTGCATTAAGCTCTACAATGGAGGGCGATACTACTAATTTTTATATTTTTAAGCAGATAGAAAAATTCGATATTACCACTTCTACAATTGCTCGTGGTATATCTGTAGGTGACGAATTGGAATATGCAGACGAGGTAACTTTGGGTAGAAGTATTGTTAACAGAATACCATTTGCACAATCTTTAAAGGCATAA
- a CDS encoding CopD family protein, producing MDFLYVKALHIIFVITWFAGLFYIPRLFIYQTEAENKLEPAKSILQTQYKLMSKRLWYIITWPSAILASIFAFWMLVKNPYYLSESWMLVKLAFVLALYFYHGFCQNIFNKLQKNKIKYSAFQLRMFNEITTIILFAVVFLVTVKSAINWIWGVVGILLFGVLLMLAIKLYKRIRSKKSWDNSTTNTNQLPNEEK from the coding sequence ATGGATTTTTTATATGTAAAAGCATTACATATCATTTTTGTGATTACCTGGTTTGCCGGTTTATTTTACATTCCAAGGCTTTTTATATATCAAACAGAGGCTGAAAATAAACTAGAACCGGCAAAATCTATTTTACAAACTCAATACAAGCTTATGAGCAAAAGGTTATGGTATATAATTACATGGCCATCTGCAATTTTAGCTAGTATCTTTGCTTTTTGGATGCTTGTTAAAAATCCGTATTACTTGTCTGAATCTTGGATGCTTGTAAAATTAGCTTTCGTGTTGGCTTTGTATTTTTACCATGGGTTTTGTCAAAATATTTTTAATAAACTTCAAAAAAATAAGATTAAATATTCTGCTTTTCAGTTAAGAATGTTTAACGAAATTACAACCATTATTCTGTTTGCTGTGGTATTTTTAGTAACTGTAAAAAGTGCTATTAATTGGATTTGGGGAGTAGTAGGAATACTTCTTTTCGGAGTACTGTTAATGCTTGCTATAAAACTTTACAAAAGAATCAGAAGTAAAAAATCTTGGGATAATTCAACCACAAATACTAACCAACTACCTAACGAAGAAAAATAA
- the hemH gene encoding ferrochelatase, whose product MKGVLLVNLGSPDSTSTKDVRKYLDEFLMDERVIDAPKWLRTILVRGIILNTRPKKSAKAYKKIWWDEGSPLIVLSERLIKKVRNKTELPVALAMRYGKPSIKTGLQELHNKGVTEVLIVPLYPQFAMATTETILVLAEELRQKYFPQMTFSDIPAFYNKKDYIKVLAESIKNHLEDKEWDKILFSYHGIPERHVRKSDITKKHCNPSDSVNFECCKTNSAAHEFCYKHQCYETTKQVVEYLNLQPHQYFVSFQSRLAGDPWLQPYTDKMIEKYPDEGVKKLAVVTPAFVSDCLETLEEIAMEGKEDFLEAGGQEFHAIPCINDNDDWVQVLANWIEDWNKKGVVK is encoded by the coding sequence ATGAAAGGAGTTTTATTAGTAAATTTAGGATCCCCAGACAGTACCTCTACAAAAGATGTAAGAAAATACCTTGATGAGTTTTTAATGGATGAAAGAGTTATTGATGCGCCAAAATGGCTCAGAACAATATTGGTACGAGGTATTATATTAAATACAAGACCAAAAAAATCTGCTAAAGCATATAAAAAAATATGGTGGGATGAAGGCTCTCCATTAATTGTTTTATCGGAAAGGTTAATAAAAAAAGTAAGAAATAAAACAGAGTTGCCTGTTGCTTTAGCAATGCGTTATGGAAAACCATCAATAAAAACAGGTTTACAAGAATTGCACAACAAAGGGGTTACCGAGGTTTTAATTGTGCCACTTTATCCTCAATTTGCCATGGCAACTACTGAAACAATTTTGGTTTTAGCGGAAGAATTACGACAAAAATATTTTCCACAAATGACCTTTTCAGACATTCCTGCCTTTTACAATAAAAAAGACTATATAAAAGTATTGGCAGAAAGTATTAAAAACCATTTAGAGGACAAAGAATGGGATAAAATTTTATTCTCTTATCACGGTATTCCAGAAAGACATGTTCGAAAATCTGATATAACAAAAAAGCACTGCAACCCATCTGATAGTGTAAATTTTGAATGTTGTAAAACAAACTCTGCAGCACATGAGTTTTGTTACAAACATCAATGTTATGAAACTACCAAGCAAGTAGTAGAATACTTAAACTTACAACCGCATCAATATTTTGTCTCATTTCAATCGAGATTGGCAGGAGACCCTTGGTTACAACCTTACACAGATAAAATGATAGAAAAATATCCTGACGAAGGTGTAAAAAAATTGGCAGTAGTTACTCCTGCATTTGTATCTGATTGTTTAGAAACGTTAGAGGAAATTGCCATGGAAGGAAAAGAAGATTTTTTAGAAGCTGGCGGACAAGAGTTTCATGCAATACCATGTATAAATGATAATGACGATTGGGTTCAAGTACTCGCAAATTGGATAGAAGATTGGAACAAAAAAGGGGTTGTCAAATAA